Proteins encoded together in one Porites lutea chromosome 2, jaPorLute2.1, whole genome shotgun sequence window:
- the LOC140927145 gene encoding uncharacterized protein produces MHSLIITPKRLLIFLGTGIFILLVRKSLQQRNSLTARSSPCNYERLPKSLVKLNQMYDDVKTFVIFLGYSTPMESLTSAMLNAHPEILIPQQYDIIGNWKMFRDNNLQDLGQQKYLLFFHLHYLSRYQSLFRNKANKPSQFWLWTYKGDIVPNFFVPDSRLESIKGKIKIIGDSSGLTTTMKLHGQNNYTVLKELQTVVGIPVKFVHLISNPFDTIAVDLKQANNSKEVRRAISTFFGLVQTNEDIRKNYGRAVLDVNTNDLKLRPRDTLKTICRFLDTKCDDTYLDGIEYLFRTEILSKHRHLVKWTKDFNDSILTDMKKYSFLRPFLT; encoded by the exons ATGCATAGTTTGATAATCACTCCTAAGAGACTTCTTATTTTCCTTGGAACGGGGATATTCATCTTGCTGGTTAGAAAGAGCTTGCAGCAGAGAAATTCTTTGACAG CTCGATCAAGTCCTTGCAACTATGAAAGACTTCCCAAGAGCCTGGTAAAACTGAACCAAATGTACGACGATGTTAAGACGTTCGTAATTTTTTTGGGCTACTCAACGCCTATGGAAAGTCTCACAAGTGCTATGTTGAATGCACATCCCGAAATACTCATTCCTCAGCAGTACGATATCATCGGGAACTGGAAGATGTTTCGCGACAATAATCTTCAAGATCTTGGCCAGCAGAAATACTTGCTATTTTTCCATTTGCACTATCTTTCACGATACCAATCTTTGTTTAGGAATAAAGCCAACAAACCCAGTCAGTTCTGGTTGTGGACTTATAAAGGCGATATCGTGCCCAACTTCTTTGTTCCTGACTCCCGGCTGGAATCTATCAAAGGAAAAATTAAG ATTATTGGTGATTCAAGTGGTTTAACAACAACTATGAAACTACACGGTCAAAATAATTATACAGTTCTTAAAGAACTTCAAACTGTCGTGGGCATTCCAGTCAAGTTTGTGCATCTAATTTCAAATCCATTCGATACCATTGCCGTAGATTTGAAGCAG GCCAACAACTCCAAAGAGGTAAGAAGAGCGATCAGTACTTTCTTTGGATTAGTCCAGACCAATGAGGATATACGCAAGAATTATGGCCGTGCTGTGTTGGATGTCAATACTAACGACTTAAAATTAAGACCAAGGGACACGCTTAAGACCATTTGCAGATTCTTGGATACTAAATGCGACGATACTTATTTGGATGGAATTGAATATCTCTTCAGAACAGAAATTCTTTCAAAGCATCGTCATCTTGTTAAGTGGACAAAAGACTTCAACGATTCGATTTTGACTGATATGAAAAAATACTCTTTTCTTCGGCCGTTTCTCACCTGA
- the LOC140927147 gene encoding uncharacterized protein: MNVYFGIPDSNISVSSNETLLTDKIYVYSPLGRYTSFVLLLLLVTVGIAGFLGNTLFIFFLKSGKKTPVSFLKACSFQRNFAVYLKSLAISDVFSSLISVPLLCFELYLDLFHSGWSCKCIRYLTILFPCITMNNLLLISVERYLSTRKNPHTFRLSTVRKMVIFAWVAGGLIVLFPALTYDGLRFDLNKKYYTIVCRFNQQHLPFRIIILSFVALQYIIPTIIIVKINLSLIRTVWRVRTVRKTAVDVQRDNGIRIKYRAATIRSTWIIIALTFAFIIPYIAYFAQVAYNHITKVSINFKTDFTIRIVSGLIAMANATVNFALYLVQLPDFRSYVKKRILKYPLAKRNSQKVELINVDIQLLRFSSFTYTITHLARQIDKSSKYQSCERQEQEHD, translated from the coding sequence ATGAATGTCTACTTTGGGATACCGGACAGCAATATTTCCGTATCTTCTAATGAAACATTACTTACCGATAAGATATACGTCTATAGCCCGCTAGGGCGATATACATCATTTGTCCTTTTGTTATTACTGGTTACTGTAGGTATTGCGGGATTTTTGGGTAATACtctttttatattctttttaaagtcAGGGAAAAAAACTCCAGTATCATTCCTGAAGGCATGCTCTTTTCAAAGAAACTTTGCAGTGTACCTCAAGAGTTTAGCTATTTCAGACGTTTTTTCTTCGCTTATTTCAGTACCATTGCTATGCTTTGAGCTGTATTTAGATCTGTTTCATTCAGGATGGAGTTGCAAATGCATTCGTTATTTAACAATTCTCTTTCCGTGCATAACTATGAACAACCTGTTATTAATAAGCGTCGAGAGGTACTTGTCAACCCGTAAAAATCCGCACACGTTCCGGCTTTCTACAGTAAGGAAAATGGTTATATTTGCATGGGTGGCAGGGGGATTGATTGTCTTATTTCCTGCCTTAACTTACGACGGGTTGAGATTTGAtcttaacaaaaaatattacacTATAGTCTGTAGGTTCAACCAACAACATTTGCCTTTTAGAATAATCATCTTAAGTTTCGTGGCTTTGCAATATATTATACCAACAATCATTATAGTTAAAATTAATTTGTCACTTATTAGAACAGTATGGCGGGTTAGAACAGTGCGAAAGACGGCCGTAGATGTTCAACGAGACAACGGAATCAGAATAAAATATAGGGCGGCTACTATCCGAAGCACGTGGATCATCATTGCTCTTACCTTTGCATTCATTATTCCATATATAGCTTACTTCGCTCAGGTTGCCTACAACCATATAACCAAGGTATCTATCAATTTTAAAACCGATTTCACCATTCGAATTGTAAGTGGTTTGATAGCGATGGCAAATGCTACAGTTAACTTTGCACTTTATCTAGTGCAGTTGCCCGATTTTCGCTCTTACGTAAAGAAGAGAATTCTGAAATATCCCCTAGCTAAGAGAAATTCTCAAAAGGTAGAGTTGATAAATGTAGATATTCAATTACTCCGCTTTTCTTCCTTCACATATACTATAACGCACTTAGCTAGACAAATCGACAAGAGCTCCAAATATCAAAGTTGTGAAAGACAAGAACAGGAACACGACTAA
- the LOC140927148 gene encoding aquaporin-7-like produces the protein MGKRLPPLMREAVAEFSSTFILLIFGAGSVAQMVLSEWKFGNFFSVNFSWGIGVAIGCYWAGGVSGAHMNPAVTLAFAVVRRLPWRKVPVYWTAQMLGAFVASACVYGVYYDALNAFDGGVRQIMGPKGTAGIWATYPQPYLSTWNGLGDQVLGSALLVGCVFAIIDKNNNSPDKGVTPIMIGLVVFVIGATFGFNCGYAINPARDLGPRVFTAVAGWGSGVFTAANNWSWVPVVGCLLGGVLGALIYIGLIEMHHDSEDDRETGYDLERIVITTPDFKAQANDIGNGNLAFGDGIPMASS, from the exons ATGGGTAAACGCTTGCCTCCTTTGATGAGAGAAGCCGTTGCCGAATTCTCTTCCACCTTCATTTTGCTG ATATTTGGCGCTGGTTCGGTGGCTCAAATGGTCCTTAGCGAGTGGAAATTTGGGAATTTTTTCTCTGTTAACTTCAGCTGGGGAATTGGAGTAGCCATTGGTTGCTACTGGGCAGGAGGCGTATCAG GGGCTCACATGAATCCCGCCGTTACACTGGCTTTTGCCGTCGTCAGGAGATTACCATGGAGGAAAGTTCCCGTATATTGGACGGCGCAGATGCTGGGGGCGTTTGTAGCCTCAGCGTGTGTTTATGGCGTCTACTACG atgcTTTGAACGCATTTGATGGCGGTGTCCGTCAGATAATGGGTCCAAAGGGCACGGCAGGGATTTGGGCTACATATCCACAGCCATATTTATCCACCTGGAATGGCCTTGGAGATCAG GTGCTTGGCTCAGCGTTGCTTGTTGGCTGCGTGTTTGCTATCATCGACAAGAACAACAATTCTCCTGACAAAGGCGTCACGCCCATCATGATCGGACTAGTGGTGTTTGTTATCGGCGCTACTTTTGGATTCAATTGCGGTTACGCCATCAATCCCGCTAGGGATCTGGGACCAAGGGTATTTACGGCGGTTGCAGGGTGGGGCTCTGGAGTGTTCAC GGCTGCAAATAACTGGTCTTGGGTACCCGTGGTAGGCTGCCTTTTGGGTGGAGTGCTTGGTGCCTTAATCTACATTGGATTAATTGAGATGCATCATGATTCAGAAGACGATAGGGAGACTGGGTACGATCTTGAGAGAATTGTTATAACCACACCCGACTTCAAGGCTCAAGCAAACGACATAGGAAACGGAAATTTGGCCTTTGGTGACGGAATACCAATGGCATCTTCGTAA